Genomic window (Salvelinus namaycush isolate Seneca chromosome 10, SaNama_1.0, whole genome shotgun sequence):
TTTTAAAGTGTTTCACTGTAATAACTTTTTATTGATAGATGTACGACTTCTATTCTGACAGGGATTCTGTGATCCAACGTGAAATTTGTGACAACTGTTATTATGATCTCTTCTTGAGTGTGAACATTCCATGTTTACAATAGCTGCTCCATTGTCTTCTTTTCAACTCTCAGAATGGTCATGCGTTGAATAATAATTGTTATTGTGTGTTTGggagaatatttttttttgtctgtGCACGTGACTGTCAAAGGCAACTCGGAGACCatggtcgtgttcattagggcggACAATAGCAAAACCGAAAACTAAAACAATtagacaagttcaggtagtacaTACCTGGTTCGCTTTGTTTTCTACCTTATGAACATGACCCAGCTTAACCAGCCAGGGCCTTAGTATTAAAGTAGTCTCGTTTCTACATCTCACTACACCTTTTTAGCCACACTCCTCAAACAACACTATACTAATACTGTGAACAACTGAATCCATACATCCCCAGTGGATGCAGGGAGCACATCTTTGAAGTGCTTGTCGCTATTCATCTGTCAGTATCATTATTGGCAATACAATAAGTTGCTCTTACACCTGTGGGTTAAAGCCTATAATTACTATAGACTGCTATATATAGAGACAGACGGCAGCACCAACTGAAATGTCCCCTCATAGTAGGCTATTTGCCTCCATATTCTGTGTAATCTTGGCAACCTACAATCGAAAATCTCACGTAAAATACTATTTACGTTAAGTagtctgtccacaagagattatATTCTGTGTGGCTTTGAAAGCTCGCTTAAAGTTGCGTGTTCCTGTATGATGTGTTTCTGCACTTGCTTCTTCTCACTGTTATGTCACTGCATTTACATTTACAATAAAAGGCCTGTGGTATTTTgatgcatgtgctgcattgattTTTGCCAACTTAATTCATGTTGCAAATggattttgcagttttaaagaaaaacatgtttatttACCTCTGTGACACATACCGGATGCTAATTTGGTCTCTAGTACATACTGTCTATGTGGATATATTTCCTATTTCAAGTGATTACAATTTTATTCCCAATTTTGCCTTCTTAAATTTAGTAGatcttaatgaatttatttaaatacACAATTTTAATGATTTAGTAGTGATTTGTAAATGCATCTGGCACAATAAAAAGTGTGTAGAAAAAAATACTTGTCTTACAATGATTATCAGATACATTTGAACAAGTGGAGAGGATAGATTGTTGAATTGTCACAACCACTAATAGACTAGCTAGTGCCACGTCAGTGAGTCACCTATCTGTAAACATTCCCATTTTGCTCTGATTTCTGCCATATTTTGTCCTGTTCTCTGCCCCAATGTCCAGGCAGGTCTGGTTGTTATGTAACGATCCCTGTGCTTCAgtggcctttctctctctctgtctctctgtctgtcagtctctctttctctctctctcagggtctgATGTTACAGGCAAAAACCAGGTCAGGCCATATACAGtgaggagaacaagtatttgatacactgccgattttgcaggttttcctacttacaaagcatgtagaggtctgtaatttttatcataggtacacttcaactgtgagagacggaatctaaaacaaaaatctagaaaatcacattgtatgatttttaagtaattaattagcattttattgcatgacataactATTTGaacacctaccaaccagtaaaaTGTGTGGTTATGGCCCCCGGAAAGGTTGGGAAagctaaattacaaaaatgtatcATTGAATGCTCCATTGTGTTAAGATGCCACAGGAGTACAGCTACATTTCAGGTCATCATGCTGACGTGACATTAGGTGGTTTGTGGTTAACAGCCTGCACTGCTTGTGTTGCCTTCTAATTAGTAACACTATTATTACTATCAGTGCGTCACTGTGAGTGTGATTGCATCACCTCCATTCATAGGGTCTATTTATAGCCATGATGAAATCAGTGGTCAGTAGTACCCCCACTGTAAGGGTGTGAATGGGCCTTGACTCAGTCACACACATTGTTTCATCAGCTGCTCTTTGAGGGCTTTGTCCCCCTGCTTTGctctgctgcacacacacacacaatcacttctGGTGTCCTCTGAGTGTGTTGGTTAGTAATATATATTTTCTTTCCTCTCTGGCTATTTTTGTCCCTGACAGGTGTTTGAACAGAGGGTGTTTCTGTGTTCGAACAGAGGGCCTCGGTGACAGCAAGGGTTGTCATGGTGATCACACAAACACCCTGATGCTGCTCATCACACAAGGAAACTATATGTATGTGGAaattctccttctccctcccgtGTGACGTttttataaaacatttttgaTGTGAATGCAGGGTGTGGAACTGTTGTTACATGGGCTTTGTGTCCTTGGATGTAAATAACCAACACTGTAGTGTTTACCATTGGTGTCAATGGAGTGATGTATTGTTGAGACATGGTGTATGTTACATAATAAATACACGCAAAACTAAGTACTAGCTTTTTGCACCCGGTTAAACAGTGCACCTTTCTTTATTCAGCTGAATATGAAAGATCACTTGAAAGTGTTGCATGCCATTCCATTCCCCTGAACTGAGGCTTGCAGTTAACACCTGCAGCTGAGAAAAAAAACACTACCTACGAGAAATGACAAAAGGTGCTGCAGCTGGAATTGTGCTGAATTATCTAGTGACCTCACTGAATTATCTAGCGACCTCGGTGAAAAGCCTCTTTGACCAAGCTTGGTGCAAACAGAATCCTTGTTCAATGCCCGTTTTCCACTGCCTTGACAGAGAGGCATTATTAGTCCTGTGAGTGATGTTGCTTACAGGTTAATCAAAAACCTGCAGAATTATACCCATAACTCACTGCATTAATTCCAAACAAGCAAAACAATTAAATGTTTAGTTCAGTTCAGTTTATTTCTCCACAAAGGTAGCTGTTGATGAACATTGCAACATAAATACAATTAATTAAATTAACGCAAACATATTaattaaaacaaaacaacaagtTAATGTTTAAGACAATACATTGCTTTGTCCTGACAATATCTTccctttttttatttaaataattcTCAAAACAAAAATTCAGAGATGATCAACATCATATAAATTACAGTTGAGATTTGTCCACTTTCCTTGAGGCATTATCCAACCTGTAGTCCAGACTACTCCAGTCCAGTTCAGTAAAATCCTGTCCGGTTAAATGGAGTCCGGTCCAGTCCTTGGAGTCAGTTGTCTGATCCTCCAGTAGATTCCAATCCCCTGCTGCCTAGTGTTCTCTGCTCACCACCACCTGTGTCTAGTGTGTTCTGCTGTGTGTGCTCACATGATTCAGCTTCCTGTAATGGCTTTCTTCCCGGCAAGGAGGGCACAGTCATACCAATGACCAACCGTTGCCTTGTAATTACAGTCATCATTGTTACCATGGCAGTCTTGGAACCCAGAACGCTGAATCACTCTTCCTCAGCTGAAACCTCTGCATTAAAATCCACACTGATCCAGCAAGTTTTGTTGGAGTTGGAGATTTTGTTGTTATTTTTTGGGAGATGTCCTGGTCCTCTATCTTCCTCTGGCAGAATCAAGGTTGTTCATGAGAGGTCCAACAAAGGGGTTATTACACAGATCTAGTGCAGTGTGCAATGTTTCCATATAAAGTGCACAACATGGGTAGAGTCATCAGTCAGGTAGGTTGATAATGGGAACCCACTGGTCCAGGATTCGACTGTCTCTACAGAAGAGATTCACTTTGCTCAGAGCTGGGTCCTTCCATGTGGTCAACTGGGGGTTCTGTGAAGAGGAAGGGAAAACACAGTCAGGCTAATGCTGCTTTCTAAAAACGTATGCATTCAAATACAGACCTAATAAATGTGTAAGAACAACCCTAATCAGTTAGGCCTAAGGGGTTCTCTGCAAGTGAGTATGGTTACCATAACTGCTCACACAGTTAATCCGCACACATCTACTGCTGTGCTTTCTAAATGTATTCATCAAATATAGGGATAAAAAGTCATTTCTAACAACCATATTAAGATAAGGGTTCTCTGCAACTGGTGTGGTTACAGTGACAAgtagagccagtttgctacagcaggaaaaatattcctgcagcaacaggaaatgtaaagtattatgtggattataattaatagacatttttgtaggggttgatacaagTAGAAATGACTAAACttgagaagcctttttaaacctcaaatacattacaagttttacatttcttgAATTGCAGGAAGGTTCTGCAACAGggggatcaaattaagatcctatatgaTCTGTATGGCCTGCTAGTGTGCTTCATAGATCAGATCACTACTAAGGAAGTGTATGAGCAGGGCATAAAAATGTCTCCATGCTGACTTCTGCATTCTAAGAATCGCTCTGCAAACATGCAATCATTCATCCTCTTTCTCCTATGAGCTCagctttatttatttttagatCACTTGCAGTACTGCAGCCAGCGTAAGCTACGTCAGACCACTACGCAACCCACATCACTACAGATCAGGTGGCTGCAGTCAGCTGGATTACATTTAAAAGAGCAGAGCAATGAATGAAGACATAAAACTACTAGACCAGATGTTGTGGCCATTAAAATCAAATATTTGTATGCATCTAGGCCTTTGATTCTGTATTCAATGCTCTTGACCTGCAAATCTTTAGCATCCACAAATAATGTTTAATAACCTAGCTGGCATAATGAACTCGGTCCAGGTTAAAAGTGCCACACCTGCAGAGACCCCAGCTGAGTAACTGATATAAAGGTCTAGCACTGTTTAGTGCAGGGATATGGGGAGTATGAATAATGTAatgacacatacagtaactagtACACAGTGCATGTCCATTGGCTCTCCTCCTGGCTTCACTCCTCCAAGGATCTCAGCGAGGCGCCTCATGTTGCTGACCCGCAGGATGTTGATGTCGTTCTCGCAGCAGAATGCCTGGATAAGGGTAAAGTGGATCTGGAGGGCCACGTCTTCTACCTGTTCCTCGTCCGTAGCCAGGAGGCACAACACCACATTATCCGGGTCACTGATGATTTAAATGACAACACAATTTGTTAAACAAGCAGTATATATTAATTTAGTTGCCAGAATGTTTATTAGTTTCATTGCGTAAGAATATATTGAAACATAATGTACTTCACTCCTTGCATTTAGTTATTTCAGAATGGATTTATTACTAGCTAATAACGTTATAATATTGCTGAATGTGCTTCATTTGCCATCTACTTACACATTGAGTGACTTGGCTGCCTCGTATACCCCGACAGTGATGCAGCCCTGAGGTAACGCGGAGCTGAGGACCTCCTCCAGTGCTTTAGCCACCGAATCCATCCTGTGGTTGCACAACAACAAAGAAGCATATTGATGGTGGGTGATACATAGACCAAAACACTAAGTATCGATATTTAGTCAGCATGCAACATTATAGAAAGTATATAACTACCTACCTATCTAGCTAACTAAATAGCTAACTAGGTTAGCTTAGACATGCTCAGCCAAACGCTCGTGCATACCGGGACATTGACATCACATAGCTGCTATAACTGGATCGCTTGCCAAATGAAGTAAATTTAGCTGACAACTGAAGCTTTAATTTTCAACAAGTTGCAAAAAATAATCTCAGCTAGCTACCTTTCTGTAGAGTTTTCTCCGCTGGTTTCCTCAAAAGTCATATTGCACATTAGAAAATATCCACGTTGAAGACAGGATATCCACAGATGGTCTCTCTTCACGTCCCAGTTAAGTTCGCGACCTTGTGTGTCTGCTCTTTTTCTCATATTTCCCCGCAGTTCACCGTGGAAGTTGGAGTTCGAGCGCCTCATATTTGCATATCAAACCCCATTGGTCACATGCTAATTTTCACGGTGTTTCAAGTGAATGAGGAGCGCCCCTCAAGGTATCAGTACACCTATGTAACTTCCTTGGTAAACTGCGACGACTGCTGGAAAAACGATGAAATTGATCAGTGGCTAACTATTTCATTGTATATTCGTGGTAAATGCAAGACTGTTGATAGTGTGCAGAGTTGTGGACAATAATTTTTATTTACACTTGTTATTATAGCCAACATATTTTATACCCGTTTGCTTTGAAGGCTAATTCAACATTCTAAACTTTCTGAAAtcacgtggaaacaacgttgattcaaccaatgAGTGGGGAGAAACTCAAGCAGAGCACATCAAATAGATGTTATCTCCATTTGCTGTGATTCCAACAATGATCTCATAGCGGATGTATACAAGACGCCTTGCCAAAGAGTGTACAGAAGGCCTATGGTTTTGAAACTCCTTGCCTTCGCTTGAAATAGCTCATTTAAATTTGGTCAGCACACTCTTTTAAGATATTTGATATACACTTGATATAATAACAGCTATGCAAAAGTCCATAGTGATTTGTCCACAGAAGACACCAGTGGGCCTACACATGGTTCTCCCTAGTCTCATTTCATAGCCACTCTGTGCTTTCAGGTCCTCACTTATGTGGGAGCCAGCCTCTAACTTTTTCCCTTCCCAATATGGAGGTTTTAGGATACCAATCTCCAGCTAAATGGTATGCGCTGGTGGCTTGTTTTTTTCCATTTCCACTGTCAACCGCCCGGGGTTCAACGCAACGTGGCATGTCCAGacatccaaataaaataaaaaatgtaaacatgGAAATGGATACAGTTATCTTTCACAGACACAAAATATCGCAAATGATAGATATAGAGACATGATGTAAGTAATTCAAAGTAGCCTAATCTCTTCTTAAAAGTAATATCATGTTTATTACAACGGTTCTGCTGTCAAGGGTGTTTGCCAATATATGTTTACTAACAATTGTTTGAACAACGTGCATCGGGATTTTGTCGGGGCCACAGATTAGACATTTGTTTAGAAATACATTTTGATAGATGGGTacaatattttatatatatattttctatcAATGAAacgtttattttatatatatatatatatatatatatatatatatatatatatatatatatatatatatatatatatgtgggaAACTATTTTACATGTGCGCAAAGGCAAGCTCTAATTGTAATGCGCAATTTGGCCCTTGTTATCCAATGAAAATACCTCGCTTACGCCATGCTTTTATTTACCGGCTCATTTGGACTGTTGGACTTTGTACCCCTGAGAACTTTATCTGTCAGGTTCGGGTCGGTTTATTTAATGTTGTGTGTTTCTTTTCCAGTGAAATTATGTGGCAGATGAACTTTGACTGCGACTGGCTGGGTGGAAGCGCTTTGAACAGATGTGAACTGTAAGTTTGAACTTTACAAATATATTTGGTATTTTTTTGTTAAGAAAATTATTAATAGAATGTTAAATGCGCTGTCAAGGAAAGACAAAGTACATGTGCATGTATGTATTGGTAGGTAGCTATAGCCTTGTTGGTTTATGTTGCAGAAATCAAGATTGAGAACCTATTTTCGAGAGAGAACTGTCAATCTCAATTTCAAGATATCTCTCGTTTAGACAAAGGACAAATGCCTTTCACAGGCTTTTATTTTATTATCTGTAGGCTACACATGATATTGACCAAATGTGAACGTGTTGCTATATTATGGTCTAAATTAGCCTAACCATGTAGCACTAGTATTCTGCCAGGAGCACAAATGATGATGTCAAGTTTGTATGGTAATGAGCtaaccttcaaaataaaagcccgcATTTCAAAACATTGCAATGTGGATAACTCATtcaaaatacatgtaattttaaTCAATGGACACTTTTATTTTGCCAACAAGAAAAGGCAATGAGtaatttattaaaacaaataACAAATATGGTTTAAACATATTTTTACCATTAATGAAAAAAGTACTATGTTGGCACTGGTATGTTGAAAATATTGGTCTGTGGAGAACTTTTCTACCTGTCTCAGCTATAGTAAAGTGGaaaatactcagtagggtctctaATAACCAAATATGGTTCGTTTTGGAGGGGTACTGTGTCCTACATATCCAACAGCACTTTGTTCTCCACCCCTTCCATAGCCCCCAATGCAATACATTGTAATACTGTACATGGGATACATATTGGGTTGTCGAGAGATAACTTTTCTACCTGTCTCAGTTAAAGTGGGGTGGGAACtactcagtagggtctctacTAACCAAATATGTGTAGTTTTGGAGGGGGACTGTGTCATACATATCCAGCAACACAGCTTTAAATGATCTGGTGCTATCCATGGTCCTGACGTCAAtacagacaacaacaaaaaacacacactaaAGCAACACTATTTTATCAAAATgaaaatctattttatttataTGTTAAATGTAATGAATATTAACCCGGCTATTAGGAAACAGTATAATCACACTTTCTAAACAGCAATGGAGAAAATGATTTACAAGTTGTAGGCCAATATGTACTGCTTATCTATGAAGGTTATTAGGCCTATTAAATAGTTTTACAAATTATAACAGAGACAAGATTATTTACAAGCTATATTGTAATGATTATTGATTAAGGTCAGAAAAGGCACTTTTGTAGAGTTTAAAATGCGTTACATGAGACAACAAGGCTACAAGGCTAACAGTATACAGTATAATCAAGCTTTCAGAACAACAATGGAGAACATTATTTACAAGTTATATGCCTCTATGTTTTGCATCTCTATCAATGTTAGCAGTATACAGTTAAGGCCTATTAACCAAGTTTTCAAAACCATTATCAGAGACAAGATTGCATGATAATACATACAACAGATATGTGATGATTATCTATCAAGGTCAGCAAAGGCATTTTCTGTAGAGTTTAAAATGTATTACGTTGTAATTTTCTCTCTGATCAGTCATATAAAACAttctctcgcatgccattgtgACAAAGTGTATTCACGTTTCCCTCTAAGACTGTTTATGAGAATAAGCACACATAAACACCACAACTACTACCATCTGACTGTTTTCTAAAATAGGGGCGCCGATGAGAAAATGTCACATCTACCACAACGCAATGCATTGCCAGATACTGTAATGCCAGGTATTTCTGAAGTAGAAGTAGTGTATCCTTTAATTCTCGTTCTTTCTGGCTTAAGGAATCCATCATTTTAAGATTTAATGTAATGCAATTACTGCTACTAAATACACTGAttacacaaaacattaggaacacctgctctttccatgacatagattgaccCGGTGACTCTACtgtaggtgaaagctatgatcccttattgatgtcacctgttaatgaaggggaggagacaggttaaataacgatttttaggccttgagacaattgagacatggattgtgtatgtgccattcagagggtgaatggggaaagACAAAAAATGTTAAATGTCTTTGagcgctcaacagtttcccgtgtgtatcacgaatggtccatcacccaaagaacatccagccaacttgacacaacagagGGAAGTATTGGAGTAAACATGGGcgagcatccctgtggaacgctttcgttCATGCCCCGACTAATtgatattaggaaggtgttgcaTATCTATGACTATAACTGTCTAATGTGACTTTACATTCACAAGCAATATCACATGCTCAAAATGCCACCAATTTTTTACCGTTCCAGGCACATTTGGCATAACCTCTTTGATCTCACAAAAAAGACTCTGTAATTCCTGACTCGGAAAAGACACAGGGGACATTAACGCATATTGTTCCTTGAGATGCGACTTCAAAAGACCATTGTACCCCTCAAGTATTCGGTCATTGAACCAGTTGTAGTCATTGCTTAACCTTTTTCTGAAGTGggttaaatcagggtcacaccgagtgtttcttggtagtcttaaacaaatctcatttgaaacaaaagtatacacctcacacacatggttatggtcttaaaaaagaagacacctgtagcatgtcagatatagatttgaaatgtattacattttgagtttgcattaCATAAttgcactttatatacatcacagaagtcTGAAAAATATAAAAaccatttgacatagaaacaccggattaaTAACGTAATAATCCCTTGTATTTTATCTTTACAACTGATATTCAACACAACAACAGTACATTCAGTTATTGTTTTGGGATTAATATAACATGCAGGACAAATGCATATGTCTATAACACAGTCCCCCTCCAAAACTACACATCATTCGTAAGTAGAGACTCTACTGAGTATTTCCCACCCCACTTTAGCTGAGACAGGTAGAAAACGTATCTCTCTACAAGCCAATATTTATCCCATGTGCAGTTTATTACAGTGTATTGCATTataactggttgtgtttatgctaCACagaaaaggtaatacattttaaaagttaaactacaaatatttaggctatattgaAGCATTAGGTTCTAGGTCGAGGAATAGCCTCTCTGATTGGACAGGAGGCTGACGCACTGCACTAGAGTGCTAAAGAAAATCAATATTCCCTAAATTCAGTGTGTCTTTGCAAGACTCTTATTTTGAGGAAAAACATCTGCGATTGTGATGCCAGCATAATATCCTGCTGCTAGGAGAACAGTAATCCCTTTCCTGAATATCTGGGCCTGATGGGAAAATAGGCCTATGTGTCTGCACTATATAGGACAacttgggagaatgatgatcGGTAACAGGCAGCGTATCAGAAGTTAAAAtacagccagactgtcctctactGTTCCTTTATAGAGCTTAAAATCTGTCGAGATTACAATTTGGGTCGCTGGTGTGAAAGACAAACACCCTACGCATCAtgccaatagggttaacccacttgCTTGGATTTGTAATGTGGCTCATAGCAAGGTTTGCAACACTGCCTCCTACTTTTTACGCGAACAAAGTGCGTTTTGAATAACACaatgtcatgacaggcctgatAGAAACTtgccaaatgtcgacaaaacaaagtACACTAGAAAAGGTGGGATCTTTTTCTGTTGGTAAAAGGAATTGTGCGTGAAATGTCGGTGGAAATGCTTTTATGttgaaatattgatataataacacTCATATCGAAGTAAGCTTGGAGTCACGGGATGACATGtagtgtggtcctcccactacgactcctCTGGGAaaacatgcagtttattaggctccatattaaataaatgatgatgaacttcacagggtggtgaaagtgaaaggtgatgagcttgatgctcctttccaatacatattgagggtcttattctggtgatgTGATGATCAATGCTTgtctgccatttgacaaataaaaatcaTCTTGGTCT
Coding sequences:
- the gadd45ab gene encoding growth arrest and DNA-damage-inducible, alpha, b, coding for MCNMTFEETSGENSTERMDSVAKALEEVLSSALPQGCITVGVYEAAKSLNVDPDNVVLCLLATDEEQVEDVALQIHFTLIQAFCCENDINILRVSNMRRLAEILGGVKPGGEPMDMHCVLVTNPQLTTWKDPALSKVNLFCRDSRILDQWVPIINLPD